A single Photobacterium toruni DNA region contains:
- a CDS encoding replication initiator protein RctB domain-containing protein — protein sequence MNSARNTKKNPIDKILIEAPRSHKDGHLFMIPINLVDWLPQYQHFKGVTKSIIELLNIISLRGLSSQDGMVSTTELIEATEGQLTRAAIQQRLRAAVSVGLFNQQPVRFEEGLAGKTMLHHFINPALLISQLGTGSLLSDQFRQREKQKRSKALAQNHVNRRLLTEYGLGTPPSMPDEADQIVVSPTSWAGIIDQALAPPRTKKSYQKAMVAISGTKAIIETRSSKSIMTVDDLMTLFALFTLTVQYHDHHLADYEIQLRSMANKTPVYITDILALRGKKDSGPARDSIRESIDRIEFTDFQLHELTGRWLSENMPEGFKSDRFRFIARTITASEEAPQEGDDGEIRIKPNLYILVWEPSFFDELLTRDYFFLFPPEILRQHTLVFQLYTFFRSRMSRRVVDSMLLSELNQKLARNIEWRRFSSDIIRELKKLAEGKVTDTMFAVNLWGYHLTISADDIDKRYTDYRIDIKSDAEEVIRYSRAKTTNEGKRNMAPTMPNPLRNEIMPKQALDQLSAIIDGEFEPIQRKEPRPRGRLGRRIKLRKHLVEINADELTIVLSKYTSSEALQRSITALSAMTGHPATTITEECQGYLEKLDWLHVAGERVSYETLSKTVELYNSRQDERHLSIERLISGLAVRRKVCKLVHEGHITDQVLTALDDVAKGI from the coding sequence ATGAATTCCGCTCGAAATACGAAAAAAAATCCGATTGATAAAATATTGATCGAGGCGCCAAGATCACACAAAGATGGTCATTTATTTATGATCCCGATAAATTTGGTTGATTGGTTACCTCAGTATCAACATTTTAAAGGCGTGACTAAAAGTATTATTGAGTTATTGAATATTATTTCATTACGTGGACTATCAAGCCAAGATGGTATGGTTTCAACCACAGAGCTTATTGAAGCCACCGAAGGACAATTAACTCGAGCGGCTATTCAACAACGCTTACGAGCAGCTGTAAGTGTTGGCTTATTTAATCAACAACCAGTGCGATTTGAAGAAGGTCTTGCTGGTAAAACCATGTTGCATCACTTTATTAATCCGGCATTGCTGATTTCTCAACTTGGTACAGGTAGTTTACTTTCAGACCAATTTAGGCAACGAGAAAAACAAAAACGTTCTAAAGCATTAGCTCAAAATCATGTTAATCGTCGCTTACTGACAGAATATGGTCTTGGTACGCCACCTTCAATGCCAGATGAAGCTGATCAAATTGTAGTATCGCCAACAAGTTGGGCTGGTATTATTGATCAGGCTTTAGCGCCACCACGAACTAAAAAAAGCTATCAAAAAGCAATGGTTGCAATCAGCGGTACTAAGGCGATCATTGAGACACGATCATCAAAGTCGATCATGACTGTTGATGATCTTATGACGCTATTTGCATTGTTTACGCTGACAGTACAGTATCATGATCATCACCTTGCGGATTATGAAATTCAATTACGCTCAATGGCAAATAAAACACCGGTTTATATAACGGATATTTTGGCATTACGTGGTAAAAAAGACAGCGGTCCTGCGCGTGATTCTATTCGTGAAAGTATTGATCGTATTGAATTTACAGATTTTCAATTGCATGAATTAACTGGCCGTTGGCTTAGTGAAAACATGCCTGAAGGTTTTAAAAGTGATCGATTTAGGTTTATTGCTCGTACGATCACCGCATCTGAAGAAGCTCCTCAAGAAGGGGATGATGGCGAAATTCGCATCAAACCTAACTTATATATTTTAGTGTGGGAACCTTCATTTTTTGATGAATTACTTACTCGTGATTATTTCTTTTTATTCCCGCCAGAGATCCTACGTCAACATACTTTAGTGTTTCAGCTATACACCTTTTTTAGAAGTCGCATGTCACGCCGCGTTGTTGATTCGATGCTTTTAAGTGAGTTAAATCAAAAGCTTGCTAGGAATATTGAATGGCGTCGTTTCTCGTCTGATATTATTCGTGAATTAAAGAAATTGGCTGAAGGTAAAGTCACAGATACCATGTTTGCGGTTAATTTATGGGGCTATCATTTAACGATTTCAGCCGATGATATTGATAAACGTTATACTGATTATCGAATTGATATTAAATCAGATGCTGAAGAAGTTATTCGTTATTCTCGTGCAAAAACGACGAACGAAGGCAAACGTAATATGGCTCCAACAATGCCAAATCCATTACGTAATGAGATCATGCCGAAACAAGCATTGGATCAATTATCAGCGATTATTGATGGTGAATTTGAACCTATTCAGCGCAAAGAACCTCGTCCTAGAGGTCGTTTAGGACGTCGTATTAAACTACGTAAGCATCTTGTTGAAATAAACGCTGATGAACTCACTATCGTATTATCCAAATATACCTCTTCAGAAGCCCTACAACGAAGTATTACCGCATTATCAGCAATGACTGGTCATCCTGCCACAACGATTACTGAAGAGTGTCAGGGCTATTTAGAAAAGCTTGATTGGCTTCATGTGGCTGGTGAGCGGGTTAGCTATGAAACGCTGAGTAAAACAGTAGAGTTATATAACAGTCGTCAAGATGAACGCCATTTATCTATTGAGCGTTTAATTTCAGGTTTAGCAGTACGTCGAAAAGTCTGTAAATTAGTGCATGAGGGACATATAACCGACCAAGTATTAACCGCCTTAGATGATGTTGCTAAAGGAATTTAA